In Oryza brachyantha chromosome 2, ObraRS2, whole genome shotgun sequence, a single window of DNA contains:
- the LOC102700867 gene encoding leucine-rich repeat extensin-like protein 4 produces MPARSRMISRGTAAAAGWWAVAVVVLGAAVAQQEGNVAEQYAASFAARYDAPPSWAFPNPRLRAAYAALQAWKQTAIFSDPANFTANWVGPNVCGYTGVFCAPAPGYGGGLVVAGIDLNHADIAGYLPASLPLGLPDLALIHLNSNRFCGVVPDTFRHLRLLHELDLSNNRFVGAFPEVVLALPSLRYLDLRFNDFEGSIPPALFDRPLDAIFLNSNRLRNPIPANLGNSPASVVVLAHNKLGGCIPPSIGKMAETLNEIVLIDDELTGCVPLQVGLLKKVTVFDVSDNHLQGPLPPSIAGMAAVEQLDVARNLFEGAVPAGVCGLASLKNFTYTDNFITSRPACAVATADGAWNCIAGAPGQRPPSQCAAAAAHPFDCSKAQCQAASYTPTPGGGPGRRGGGQAPPTPASLPPRRRGPNPQPPSSSTPTPSYPSPSQGPTTPSYPAPPKGSNTPGSYPSPPSSATTPSSHSPPGGSTTPSYPSPPNGHPRTPSYPSPPGSTTPSYPSPPSSSTTPSYHTPPQGHHTPSYPSPPSSSTTPPHHSPPQSTPTPSYPSPPAGSTPPVAYTPPPPTSADRPDVRFAPPPGSYGPNPSTPPSHSSGHQPPSGQPGASPPSEHPGYVSPPHAPVAGSPTTPPSHPHPSTPPSPSGPSFHPPTTTPPHNCSPPSHGGSTPGGDGHPPSTPPGGKLPFPPVYGVSYASPPPPVQPYN; encoded by the coding sequence ATGCCGGCGCGTTCGAGGATGATCTCTcgcggcaccgccgccgccgccgggtggTGGGCGGTGGCTGTGGTGGTgctcggggcggcggtggcacaGCAGGAGGGGAACGTGGCGGAGCAGTACGCGGCGTCGTTCGCGGCGCGGTacgacgcgccgccgtcgtgggcGTTCCCGAACccgcgcctccgcgccgcgtaCGCCGCGCTGCAGGCGTGGAAGCAGACGGCCATCTTCTCCGACCCGGCGAACTTTACGGCGAACTGGGTCGGGCCGAACGTGTGCGGGTACACCGGCGTGTTCTgcgcgccggcgcccgggTACGGCGGAgggctcgtcgtcgccggcattGACCTCAACCACGCCGACATCGCCGGGTACCTGCCGGCGTCGCTCCCGCTGGGGCTCCCCGACCTGGCGCTCATCCACCTCAACTCCAACCGCTTCTGCGGCGTCGTGCCGGACACGTTCCGCCACCTCCGGCTGCTCCACGAGCTCGACCTCAGCAACAACCGCTTCGTCGGCGCCTTCCCGGAGGTGGTGCTCGCGCTCCCGTCGCTCCGGTACCTCGACCTCAGGTTCAACGACTTCGAGGGCTCCATCCCGCCGGCGCTGTTCGACCGCCCGCTCGACGCCATCTTCCTCAACTCCAACCGCCTCCGCAACCCCATCCCGGCCAACCTCGGCAACTCGCCGGCGTCGGTCGTCGTGCTCGCGCACAACAAGCTCGGCGGCTGCATCCCGCCGTCCATTGGGAAGATGGCGGAGACGCTCAACGAGATCGTGCTCATCGACGACGAGCTGACCGGCTGCGTCCCGCTTCAGGTCGGGCTGCTCAAGAAGGTGACGGTGTTCGACGTCAGCGACAACCACCTGCAAGGCCCGCTCCCGCCGAGCATCGCCGGGATGGCGGCCGTCGAGCAGCTCGACGTCGCCAGGAACCTCTTCGAGGGGGCCGTGCCGGCCGGCGTCTGCGGCCTGGCCAGCCTCAAGAACTTCACCTACACGGACAACTTCATCACCTCGCGCCCCGCCTGCGCCGTGGCCACCGCCGACGGCGCGTGGAACTGCATTGCCGGCGCGCCGGGCCAGCGGCCACCGTCgcagtgcgccgccgctgcggcccACCCGTTCGACTGCAGCAAGGCGCAATGCCAGGCCGCGTCCTACACACCGACGCCCGGTGGCGGCCCCGGTCGGCGTGGTGGTGGTCaagcgccgccgacgccggcgagcttgCCTCCAAGACGCAGAGGTCCAAATCCacagccgccgtcgtcgagcaCTCCTACCCCGTCGTACCCTTCGCCGTCGCAGGGCCCCACCACGCCGTCGTACCCGGCGCCACCCAAGGGCTCGAACACTCCGGGATCCTACCCGTCACCACCGTCGAGCGCCACCACTCCGTCGTCCCACTCGCCGCCGGGGGGCTCGACCACACCATCCTACCCGTCCCCGCCCAATGGCCACCCTCGCACGCCGTCGTACCCCTCACCGCCGGGATCCACCACTCCGTCCtacccgtcgccgccgtcgagttCCACAACCCCGTCTTACCACACGCCGCCTCAGGGCCACCACACCCCGTCGtacccatcgccgccgtcaagCTCCACCACTCCACCACACCACTCACCGCCGCAGAGCACGCCTACCCCGTCCtacccgtcgccgccggcgggctcCACGCCGCCAGTAGCATACACGCCTCCTCCGCCAACCTCGGCAGACAGACCAGACGTGcggttcgcgccgccgccgggctcgTACGGCCCCAACCCCTCAACCCCTCCGTCGCATTCCTCCGGCCACCAGCCGCCGTCGGGCCAGCccggcgcgtcgccgccgtcagaGCACCCAGGCTacgtgtcgccgccgcacgcgccAGTTGCGGGAAGCcccaccacgccgccgtcccACCCACACCCCTCCACCCCACCATCGCCGTCAGGGCCGAGCTTCCACCCACCGACGACAACACCGCCGCACaactgctcgccgccgtctcaCGGTGGCAGCACCCCGGGAGGAGATGGCCacccgccgtcgacgccgcccgGCGGGAAGCTCCCCTTCCCCCCGGTCTACGGCGTGTCGtacgcgtcgccgccgccgccggtgcagcCGTACAACTAG